The Daucus carota subsp. sativus chromosome 2, DH1 v3.0, whole genome shotgun sequence genome includes a window with the following:
- the LOC108209751 gene encoding probable calcium-binding protein CML29: MAQHGSLSAETETLSYVLRLLEAFRAFDSDNDGGITVAELGGVMGSLGYNPSDQEVRAMMQQGDKNRDGLLSIQEFLELNTKELELGGLANSLKTAFENMDLEGDEVVTGEELFEVLGNSNELGLEECEAIIASIDGDGDGAISYEDFNLIVSCLI, from the coding sequence ATGGCTCAGCATGGCTCCCTCTCTGCTGAAACAGAGACACTTAGTTACGTGCTACGCCTGTTGGAGGCCTTTCGAGCCTTTGATTCAGACAATGATGGAGGAATCACTGTTGCTGAGCTAGGAGGAGTGATGGGGTCACTTGGATACAATCCAAGTGATCAAGAAGTGAGGGCCATGATGCAACAAGGAGACAAGAACCGAGACGGGCTCCTGAGCATTCAAGAATTCTTAGAGCTGAACACAAAAGAGTTGGAATTAGGTGGCTTGGCCAACTCACTTAAGACTGCTTTTGAAAATATGGATTTGGAAGGAGATGAGGTTGTTACCGGAGAAGAACTTTTTGAAGTTCTGGGAAATAGTAATGAACTAGGTTTAGAGGAATGTGAAGCTATTATTGCTTCAATTGATGGGGATGGGGATGGGGCCATAAGTTATGAGGATTTCAATCTTATAGTTAGCTGCCTCATCTAA
- the LOC108207832 gene encoding transcription factor MYB53, producing MGRSPSPSNECVKKGPWTPEEDKILMDYIHENGGHGSWSALPKLAGLNRCGKSCRLRWTNYLRPDIKRGKFSDEEERMIINLHSAIGNKWSQIAAHLPGRTDNEIKNFWNTHVRRKLVNSGIDPKTHEPLIINHLNSFLANYSQLLSTSNLSNLVIANPLESALASLRSFLPQPAPNIQLLQNLWQIINSPNPLPNSIQENSLLQSSILSPGSGLISGTNAAYNHYTFTSPNTHVHPQRRPGEDHAFNNLSAFNMEGGLRPELFYNDTDIRNNSQKESMLPSSVSESVGVEQMNRTCFPAETPAASNMVRTWEELLNDEDGGNDFWKDLIKDL from the exons ATGGGCAGATCTCCAAGTCCCAGCAACGAATGTGTAAAGAAAGGGCCATGGACTCCAGAAGAGGATAAAATATTGATGGACTATATTCACGAAAATGGAGGGCATGGAAGCTGGAGTGCACTTCCCAAGCTAGCTGGTTTGAACAGGTGCGGTAAGAGCTGCAGGCTAAGGTGGACTAATTATCTAAGGCCTGATATTAAGAGAGGTAAGTTCTCAGATGAAGAAGAGCGGATGATCATCAACCTACATTCTGCGATTGGAAACAA GTGGTCCCAAATTGCTGCTCATCTTCCAGGAAGAACTGACAATGAGATCAAGAACTTCTGGAATACCCATGTCAGAAGGAAGCTTGTCAACAGTGGCATTGATCCAAAAACACACGAACCTCTAATTATTAACCATCTCAATAGTTTTCTTGCTAATTACTCACAGTTGCTGTCCACCTCAAACTTATCCAACTTGGTGATCGCGAATCCTCTGGAAAGTGCACTCGCTAGCCTGAGATCATTCCTTCCTCAACCTGCACCCAATATCCAACTCTTGCAAAACTTATGGCAGATCATAAATAGTCCTAATCCACTTCCGAATTCCATTCAAGAAAATAGTCTCTTACAATCCTCAATTTTATCTCCTGGCAGTGGCCTTATTAGTGGAACAAATGCTGCTTATAACCACTATACCTTTACCTCTCCAAACACGCATGTCCATCCTCAAAGGCGGCCAGGTGAAGATCATGCCTTTAACAACTTGTCCGCGTTCAACATGGAAGGCGGATTGAGGCCAGAACTTTTTTATAACGACACAGATATTAGAAACAATTCTCAGAAGGAAAGCATGCTTCCTTCCTCAGTGTCAGAGTCTGTCGGTGTCGAGCAAATGAATCGAACTTGTTTTCCTGCTGAAACACcagctgcctcaaatatggttaGGACTTGGGAAGAACTACTGAATGATGAAGATGGGGGTAATGACTTCTGGAAAGATTTGATTAAAGATCTCTAG